The genomic region GCAATTCTCGATACAGGTGGCACCGCCCTAACCGAACTGCCACTGCAATCGGGACTTGATCGCACTGGTTCCAAAACCACATCAACGGCACCACAGGGCCGGTAATTGCACCGTTACCGGCCCCGATGAAGCACGAACTCAGTGGTGATAGCGGATGACACCCCGGAGTGCGGCCGCCCCGCTTTCACAATGCTGCTCGAAACTCGCATTCAGCTTCGTTACCTCACCCTGTTCGTTGGTAACGATACTGGTGATGGTCAGCTCGCCGGAACTGTTGTTGCAACCCCGGCCGTTGCCACTGAAATCCAGCCCGGCACGAGATTCATCCGCAAAGCGCGCAGTCTCGTACGTACCCTTCCTGAGCTTCTGTCCGGTCGGGGGAGCGATGGTCGCCCACCAGTCGTCTCGCTGCCCCGAAGCCGCAAAGTGTAGGTAGGTATTGGTACCGCTGACGGTAAAAACACTTGTATCCCCAAAATAGGCCTTGTTTATGCCGCCGCCAATATAATCACCTGGCTCACTGACGAGATGCAGGAACTTCGGGGAGGCGTTGTAGCGCACCAGTCCACTCAGTGCCGGAGCCGTCGCTTGCTCGCAGCGCTGCGTAAATCTGGCTTCAAGTGCAGTCACCTCTCCTTCCTCATTGGTCTCGATCTGACGAACGAAAACCGAGCCCCATGTCTCGTTACAACCGCGCCCATTGCCGCCTACATCGACACCAGGTGACAAGCCGGTCCGGAATGGCGCCCGCTCAGCGTGATAATAGCGCCCCGGGCGGAAAGTCTGCCCACTAGGGGCCGCCAGGTTGATGTGCCACCACGCCCCATCATTACCATCGACGACAAGCGTCAGGTATCCGGCATTCCCATGCAGCGTGAATCGTGCATTCCGGGCATCGTACTGCCCATCCGTTCCCAGACCGATGTAATCGCCCTGCTGACTGGTGTACTTGAAAAGCGATTGCGCCTGCGCATCCCCTACTGGAAACGTTAGCGCGGCGACCATGACAACTAGGCTACTGAAAACTTTAAACTTGGACATATCGATAGTTCCTTATCGAAATCGGAGTTCGCCGGCATCGAGCATCCGAAGCTGGCTCCTTAGCTATGCCGTATGTGCTCACGGCAGGCACATTCTACGAAGCAACCAAGTCCGTGGACAGCCCCTTTCGGGACGGCCAACTGGCTCGAATCCGTGCAACCCCAACATCCCGAGTCCGACTCGATGACCAAACAGCAATCGCGCGTCCTGTCCGTCTCATGAAAGCGGCCAACGACCTCGACAACGCCTCCATCCCCGTCGATCCGGCTCTGGTCGATGCGATCCTGTCGACGCTGGCACGCGAGCCCGAAGGCAGCATGTCGCTGCCACGGCTGTGCAAGAAACTGGCCCTGCGCATGAGCGTACTGATGCGCGCATTGGCGTGGCTGGGCGACAGCCCCATCGGTGGACGACCCGGGCCGGGTTGGGTCCGGATGGCGCGCGATGGTGGGCGCGACATCGCTGCGATCACAGCGGAAGGGTGGCACCACCTCGAGCACGCACCCCCTGCCCCACCGCATCCTGCGGACTGATGGACACGGACGATGACGATCAGGAAGCGCAAGCACAGATCCACGGAAGTCCAGACAGTACGCCCGGATTTCCCCGGGTACTTCATCTATCCGTTCTTCATGGTCCACATGCTTGCGTTCGGGCTGTCCGGATTCCTGCTGGCCTACTCGAGCGACGCGCCCGACCTTGGTTTTCTCTACATGCATGGCGGACTCGCCATCGCGGTCTACCTGGCCTTCTACCTCACGCTGTTCGGGGTCGACGAGGTCAAATGGATGCTGATCAACGCCGAGCTCGGCATCCTCGGCATCTACAGCCAGATCGGCTGGATACTCGGGGTCTTCGACAAGAAGATCGAAGATTATCCGTGGTACGTGCACGTCGTCCCGTTCCTGTACTACGTGCTCTACACCTTCCTGCTGCGGCAGTTCCTGCTGGATGTCACACGGTCCAGGGACAATCCCCGGCGGCGCAGCCTGGTGGACTTCGGCTACGTCGGCCTCTCGCTGCTGGTGTACGGGTATCTGCTCTACCGCAACTGAGCAGACCATAAACAGGTCGCGTGACGCGACGTACTGCTCTGGGCGGTGTCGCGGTATCGATCCAAACAACCTTCCTCGCCGGGTTGTCCGCTTTTCAAATTCTGCTGCGTTTGACTCCTGTAACCGGCCTTTCGTCATTCGGGTTGGAGACATCGGCCGGTTTCTTCCCGTCCAGCCCGCTCTTCGAAATATCGGAGCAGTAGCTATCAGGAGCAGTGAAATGGAAGTTCATACGCATGATGCGAGTACTCGCAGCACAGATCGTTCAACCCTGCGGCTTGCGTTGTTGGCCGCGTTGATCCCCCTGACAACGTCCGTCTTTGCCGGTGAAGCCCGCGAAACGCTGGTTCGCACTCCGGATGGTGAAGTTTTGCGCCTCGACGCCCCCAAGGGAGCACAGCAGAGCCTCCGCAAGGGACCGCAAGGGCATCCCTTCGCCACTGCAGAACAACGCAGGGCCACCAAGCCACTCGCCTGGGACGCGAGCATGGAGGCAGCGTCGGAAGCCAGCGATGCGCAGGAAGACCTGCCCCGAGGGCCCGCCGGCGCCGAAGCGGGCGGTGCGGCACCGCCGTTTGCGGACTATCTGGCACGCCAGCACTTCCCCCGGGCATGGGAGGTCATGGAAGCCATGGACGAAGACGAGAAGAAGGAGGCGCTGGATGATTACTCGATCGAGAGTGACGGCAGCTATCCGTATTACCGCTTCACGGGCAATTACTACACCTCGCGCTGGAAGGTGCCGCCGTGGAACAAGGTCGGCAAGCTGTACTTCAAGAAGCCCAACGGCAGCAGCTCCTACTGCACCGCCAACGTTGCCAGCGGCAACTCGGTGATTCTGACCGCCGCACACTGCGTGTATACCCGCGGCCAGGGCTGGAACTCGAACTTCGTGTTCGTGCCGGCCGATCGCTACGGAGAAGCCCCCTATGGCAGCTACGGCTGGACAATGGCCACCGTTTCTCCCAACTGGATCAGCAATGGCGGGCGCCGCTGGGATCTGGCGGCCATCAAACTGGCCAACAACCCGTCGAGCGGGTTGCCGGTGACCAGCTATGTCGGCTGGCTGGGACGAAGCTGGAACCAGCCATACTCGGAGTACCACCTGTCGGTCGGCTACGCCAGCAACCTGAGCACCCAGTACACCCACGCCTGTTATGGCATGACCGGTTATTCCTCAGCCGAGGGCGCCGATGTGCTGGTGCAGGGCTGCGACATGACCTACGGCAGCAGTGGCGGCGGCTGGCTGCGCAACTACACGCACAACTCGCACAGTGGCAATCACGTCAACGCCGTAGTCAGTGGACCGCACATCGGTAGCTTTGGCAGTGCCTACGTTGGCCCGCGCTTCAGCAGCAACAACCTGGTGCCCGTGTGTAACGCAATCGGGTGCTGACATTACCCGGCAACACGCTCAGGACTTGCCTCTCTCCTCCTTGCGGGGAGAGGGGCACTTTCCGTCGCATCCGGGCCCAGCAGCGCTCCCTGCAAGCCGTCCACGAAACGGGAAAGCTCCCGCCAAGCACGACAAGTACGAAATAGCGCTCTGGCTGATCACTTCTCCAGGCTTGCGGCCGCCTCCACGATCGACTCTTCCGACGGAATCACCGCGAACGCCGCACCCGCCAGCGGCGTGTAGGTATCGGCGCCCACCACGCGGCGGAACGGCCGGCTGCCATAGCCGCCTTCGATGATCGCGGTGATGATGCCTTCGCCGACGCCGGCGCTGTGGCGGCCCTCGTCGACGATCAGGATGCGTTTGGCACTCGCCGCCTGCTCGCGGATGTACGACTCGTTGAGCGGTACCAGCCAACGCAGGTCGACGACGCGACACTTCCAGCCGTGCGTCTTCTCGATCGCGCGCGCGGCACGCAGGCTCATCGGCACGCCGTTGCCGTAGGTGAAGATCACCAGATCGTCGTTGCCCTCGCCGTAGACACGCCCCTCGCCCAGCGGCATCGCCTCACCCGGCGACGGGAACGCGGTCAACCAGCCGCCGTCGCCCGCCTCGTACAAATCCTTGGCCATGTACAGGGCGATGGGCTCAAGGAACACCGACACCCGGCCGTCCACTTTCGACAACGCGGTCAACGTGCGCAGCATGGTCACCGCATCGTCGCCGCGCGACGGGCAGCCGACCACCAGCCCCGGGATGTCGCGCAGCGCGGTGATCGAGTTGTCGTTGTGGAAGTGGCCGCCGAAGCCGCGCTGGTAGCCGAGCCCGGCGATGCGCACCACCATCGGGTTGGCGAACTGGTTATTGCTGAAGAACTGCAGGCTGGCCGCCTCGCCGCGGATCTGGTCGCAGGCATTGTGGAAGTAGGCCAGATACTGGATCTCCGGGATCGGCAGCATGCCCATGTTGGCGAAGCCCTGCGCCATGCCGAGGATCATCGTCTCGTCGAGCAGGGTATTGAACACACGGCGCGGGCCGAACGCCTTCTGCAGGCCCTTGG from Lysobacter alkalisoli harbors:
- a CDS encoding trypsin-like serine peptidase; translated protein: MEAASEASDAQEDLPRGPAGAEAGGAAPPFADYLARQHFPRAWEVMEAMDEDEKKEALDDYSIESDGSYPYYRFTGNYYTSRWKVPPWNKVGKLYFKKPNGSSSYCTANVASGNSVILTAAHCVYTRGQGWNSNFVFVPADRYGEAPYGSYGWTMATVSPNWISNGGRRWDLAAIKLANNPSSGLPVTSYVGWLGRSWNQPYSEYHLSVGYASNLSTQYTHACYGMTGYSSAEGADVLVQGCDMTYGSSGGGWLRNYTHNSHSGNHVNAVVSGPHIGSFGSAYVGPRFSSNNLVPVCNAIGC